Genomic window (Bacillus sp. BGMRC 2118):
TACTTCCACCTCTGTTTACAATTGGTAAATCTTCCTCTTTTCATAGAATAATAGTTTTCATGTACTTATGTCAACCTAAAATGATATAAGTTAACATATATTCGAGGTGAAATTCCAATGATAAAAAGACAAAAAGATGACTCTAAAAGGTCTTCTTCTAACAACCTTTTAGAGTCATCTTTCCTTGTTCCATCTTACTTTTCAACAAATTCAAAATCACTACCACTTATAATCACATCTTTTGGAATACGTATATATAAAATTTCATGTGCCATGGTCATGCTACCTTGATAGTCATTAATGCTCTTCTTTTGTTTAAATTGCGTAATTGTAAACTCCTTATTAATCATCGAATAGTTTAACTCCTGCATCTCAGGCATTATTATACGCAGATTCTCTCCATTCAACTCGACCCCTGGAGGATTTAGTTTTTCCTGTGACGCTACATTTTCAATAATTAGTTCAGATGCATAACTGCTAACTTCAACTTTCCCGTCATTCTTATCCTTCTTCTCTACTACCACTAGGGTACCGATTCCATCACCTTTGACTAGCGATAATTTTTCTCCTGTAAAATCAAATTCCCATTTTTTATTACGATATACACCCTTCGTATTTTCAATTTTTCCTTTTTTTGCAGAATCCAAGACATCCAATGTGTAATCGTAATTATTTATTTGCTCCATCTCTTTATCTGATAACCTACGATACTCTTTATCACTGTCATGCGGCAAAATTATAAATATAATGGTTGAGATTGCTAGAATAGTTCCATAGCCTACGATAATCCATCTTGATCCTCTTACATTTATAAACTTCCACCTTACACCTGTTTTTATCATAAACACTATGAATAGTAGGAGGATAATCGGAAGTACAATTAGCAAAGCTGTCATTTTCGTACCTCCAATCTTTTGGATAGTAAGTAGGACCCGTAAAATAGAGTTGCTGCCACTAATAGTACCTTTCCTATAAAGACTAAGAGTGATGTTTCTTCTACGAAAAAGTTAAACAACTTCGTAATTAATCCCTCTTCATCATTTTTCGCACTCATAAATAATGATCCAAAAAAGTAGGCTGGTACTAGTATGATAAATAGTTTATGAAACTGCGTTAGCATTCCTACAAAGTAACCTAAAGCGCTAAAGAGAATCATGTAAAAAATTGCTCCAAGAATACCGACTACTATTTCAGAAATAGATGGCGCTGCATTTAGCAAATTCATGCTATCACTTAAATAGAGTAAATAAACCTTCTGAACGTAGCCTGCCAGCACAGAAAATAATCCACCAATTACACTCGATATAAGTAGAAATACAACATTTGCAAGACCACTCGTTAAGCGACTTGTTACAAACATAAAATCTTCGTATCGATATGATTTTGTAGTAATAAGAATGGCTGTAATAAATGACCATAGCATGGTGAACATGATAACTAGATCAGATGAATAATAGCTTACATTTATGGAATAACTTTCTGATCCTGATCCCATTGACCCAGTTCCCGAAGAAGAAAATAATAAAGCAATCAGTTGCACAGCTACTAATGTTGTAAATGCTCCTATATACGATCTCAATTTAAACTTAAACTGTCTTTTCACACTGTCTATAACGCTAACTTCGGTTAAGGACATCATCAATTTCCCTCCCTGTTGTTCCCGTAATATATACTGAAACATCTTCTGCTGATACATGATGAATCTCTAATCCTTGTAATCTAGCTTTCTCTATATCCAGTCCTGAATTTTTGACTACTATATATGAGTTTCCTGCACCTAGATTTTTCTCCGCTAATACATCACAGGACTCTATCCAATCTTTTATTATTTCTCTCTTACCGCTTATTCCAATTGCATACTCCTTCAGGTCCGAAATGGTGGTATGCAGACTTACTTCTCCATTTTTGATGAGCAACACATCCTCTAATAAATCTTCTATTTCTGTCAAGTGGTGACTTGATAATAAAATGGTACGAGGATATTCAATATATTCCTTAAGCAATGCACGATAAAAGTCTTTTCTCACAGCCGCATCCATTCCTGTTGTCGGTTCATCAAATATGGTTAATGGACATCTTGCTGCCAGACCTATTATTGCGTTAAACGTGCTCTTCTTTCCTTTAGAAAGCTTCTGATGACGCTCGTTCGACTGAAACTGAAAATAATGGAACAATCTTTTGGCAAGTTCTGCATCCCAATTTTCATAAAATTCTTCTGCTATTTTTACTATTTCCTGTAATGTTAAGGATGGTGAAAAGCTCATATTGTCGTCAATAAACACCATATTTGCTGACACCTTTAAGTTATCAAACGGATCTTCCGAAAACACGTTAATTTCTCCTGATGTTTTTCTCATAAAACCGGCCATTATTTTTAATAGCGTTGTTTTTCCCGCTCCATTTCGTCCAATCACACCCGTAATCTTGTTCGCTTCGATCGAAAAATCCAGTTGATTTAACGCTGTTTTTTTGCCGTACTTTTTTACCAATCCCTTGATCTCAATAACCTTCATTCATTCCCCTCCTCTTCTTTACTTGCCAATACAATCATCTCAACTAACTCCTCCTGTGTTACGTGTAACCTTTTTGCTTCTAACACAATTTCCCTGACCATTTTTTTCAATGTTTGACTCTTCCTTTTTCTTAGAATGAGATCCTTTGCCTGGTGTGACACGAACATCCCTAGCCCACGTTTCTTATACAAAACGTTTTCGTCTGCTAGTATACTTAATCCTTTTCCAGCTGTTGCTGGGTTAATAGTAAACATTTCTGCAAGCTG
Coding sequences:
- a CDS encoding ABC transporter ATP-binding protein, giving the protein MKVIEIKGLVKKYGKKTALNQLDFSIEANKITGVIGRNGAGKTTLLKIMAGFMRKTSGEINVFSEDPFDNLKVSANMVFIDDNMSFSPSLTLQEIVKIAEEFYENWDAELAKRLFHYFQFQSNERHQKLSKGKKSTFNAIIGLAARCPLTIFDEPTTGMDAAVRKDFYRALLKEYIEYPRTILLSSHHLTEIEDLLEDVLLIKNGEVSLHTTISDLKEYAIGISGKREIIKDWIESCDVLAEKNLGAGNSYIVVKNSGLDIEKARLQGLEIHHVSAEDVSVYITGTTGREIDDVLNRS
- a CDS encoding GntR family transcriptional regulator encodes the protein MVLQQDSSKPIYVQIAEWIETEILNENIQSDEKVYSQYQLAEMFTINPATAGKGLSILADENVLYKKRGLGMFVSHQAKDLILRKRKSQTLKKMVREIVLEAKRLHVTQEELVEMIVLASKEEEGNE